TAGAAGTTGGAATAACCTGAGAGGTAATACCATTTATGCAGGCAAGAAACTGATTGTAGCTGTAGACAAAGCAAAGAAAAGCAACAGTTCTGTTAGCTCTTCTTCAGTGAAGAAATCAACAGCAAGCAGCAAGCCTGTTTCAAATGGATATTATACTGTGAAGAGCGGAGATACACTTTGGGAAATTGCCAAGAACAACGGTGTTTCTGTCAATGATATAAAGAAATGGAATGGGTTGAAATCTAACAGTCTTCGTCCGGGACAAAAACTGTTGATCAAGTCTTAAATTCTGAATGACAATATATTATTGAATGAAAGGATCATCCGTTGTTGGATGGTCCTTTTTTATTTTCCCATTGGTGAACTGCTTTTCTGTCTAACGAATCTTAACAGGTGAGATTATTTTTACATATACGTTGTATTATCACGGGTTTAAATCCACAATAACAAACAAATCGATGAATAAAAGAGCAAAGGATACGCTCGTACTGGGATTAGCATTTTTTGCAACGGTATTTGGTGCTGGCAACTTGATTTTTCCTGTAAACTTAGGAAATCAGGCAGGGGAAAGTTGGCTGCAAGGTGCTATAGGTTTTTTAATGTCTGATGTAGGGTTGACAGTAGCTGTCCTGATTGCACTTTTTAAAGTAGGGGGAGACACTCAAAATTTCGGCAAGCGAATTCATCCTAATTTTGGTAAGGTGATAGGCGCTGTGTCCATTATTTGTTTAGGACCACTTATTGCAATCCCAAGAAATGGGGCATTGACTTATGAGTTGAGTGTAGTGCCACAATTGGGCGAAATAAACCCTTGGTTGTTTTCGATAGTGTATTTTGGAATTTGTCTCTTCTTTGTATTGAGACCATCTCAGATTCTAGATAGACTAGGCTCTATATTGGCTCCTATATTGGTCGCTGTATTATTGTACATTATATATTTGGGAGTGACAGCGCCTATTGGGGAAAAGACGGCTTCTGTAATTACAAATGTCTTTGGAAAGGGAATTACACAAGGATATCAAACCTTGGGTGCTGTAGGGTCGGTAGTGATCGGAGGACTCTTCTTGACTAACCTGACACGAAAGGGGTATACATCTTTTAATGAACAAGTTAAGATCTCTGTAAATGCAGGGTTGGTAGCCGGAGTGTTATTGGCTATAATTTATGGAGGTTTGATCTATGTTGGGGCTACGACAAGCCAAACTTTGGCAGGGCAATCAAATGCTCCATTATTATCAACCATTGCAGATAGGTTATTGGGAGGTGTAGGACAGGCAGTGTTGAGTATAACTGTAGCATTGGCGTGTCTGACTTCATCTATAGGCTTATTGGCGATGACAGGAGATATATTTCAATCAATCAGTGGAGGAAAGCTGAAGTATAGAACAACTGTGTTGGTAACAGCGGCTTTCAGTACAGTGCTGGCAGTGGTTGGTATTGATAAAATCATCGTCTTGGCAGGCTCAATTTTGACAGTGTTGTACCCTGTCATTATTATTCTGACAGTAATCACATTTTTGGATAGTTACCTGACAAGTAGAAAACTTCAAGCAAGTCTGGTATTAGGAACATTTGCAATTAGCTTGTTGATTACTTTACAGGATTTGAAGCTTATAAATTTAGAACTGCTGAGTATATTTTCATTCTGATTAGTAGGGTGTTTAGTTTCAGCCATTTTCTGTAACTTGCGACCTTTATTTAAAAAAGTTCCATTTTTAATCATTGAAGTGATCTTATTTGAGGATTGAAAAAGGAGAGATCCTTTTATTTGTGTCTATTTAGATCATTTTGATTGAAAAATTGAACAGAAATTTCAATGAATTTGGAATCTGAGGTTCCACCCATTTTTATATTAGTATAACTAGCCAATAAAAATGTCATCAATAAAGAAAAACCTGATAGAAGAACTGAAGTGGAGAGGCATGATCCATGATATGATGCCGGGTACTGAAGAGCAGTTCAATAAAGAAATGACGACGACATACGTAGGTTTTGACCCTACGGCAGACTCGTTGCATGTAGGACACCTAGTGTCAGTAATGATCCTGAACCACCTTCAGCGTGCTGGTCATAAGCCGTTGGCGATTATTGGTGGTGCTACAGGTATGATCGGAGACCCATCGTTCAAGTCTGACGAGCGTGTATTGCTGGACGAAGAGTCAATTGCTAAAAACATTGCAGGTGTCCGTAAGCAGTTGGAGAAATTTATGGATTTCGATTGTGGTGAAAACTCGGCAGAATTGCTGAACAACTACGATTGGATGAAAGACTTCAGCTTTATCGATTTTGTAAGGGATGCTGGTAAACATATTACCGTGAACTACATGATGTCAAAGGACTCTGTAAAAAGACGTCTTGAGGCAGGAACAGGGCTTTCATTTACAGAGTTTACATACCAGTTGCTACAAGGATGGGATTTCTACCACCTTTACACAACTAAAGGTTGTAAGGTACAGATGGGAGGCTCTGATCAGTGGGGTAATATTGTGACTGGTACTGAGTTGATCAGAAGAAAAGCAAGTGGTGAAGCATTTGCGGTGACTTGTCCACTGATTACAAAATCTGATGGAACTAAATTTGGTAAGACAGAAGGTGGAGCTGTATGGCTTGATCCTGAGAAAACATCACCTTACCAGTTCTACCAATTCTGGTTGAATGTGTCAGATGAGGATGCTGAGAAGTATATCAAAATCTTCACATTTAAGACAAAAGAGGAAATAGAAGCCCTGATTGCAGAACATAGAGAAGCTCCTCATCAGCGTGCCTTGCAACGTGCTTTAGCTGAAGATATCACAGAGCGTGTACATAGCAAAGAAGATTTGGAAATGGCTATCAAGGCATCTTCTATCCTTTTCGGAAAGAATGTAACAGATGACCTGAAGTCATTGGATGAGCGTACGCTGCTACAGGTATTTGAAGGAGTACCTCAAGTAGAAATTTCAAAAGGAGACTTGGTAGACCTTGAAGATGTAAATGATCTGCTTTCAGCTGCTACAGGTGGTATAGTATTTAAGTCAAAAGGTGAAGCTCGTAGAATGATTGCGGGTGGCGGTGTAAGCATTAACAAAGCAAAAATCGCAGGTGAAGAGAAGCCAACTGACTTTGAATTGCTACAAGGCAAATATTTATTGGCACAAAAGGGTAAGAAAAACTATTACCTGATTAAGGTGAATGCATAAATTTTGAAAGATTTTTTTCGTCTTTCTTATTAGAGAGAATCCTTTCTTAAGTCTTGATAGTTAAAGGTTTAAGAAAGGGTTTTTCTATTTAAAGGGGAAGGGGAAGAGATTTTTTAGCTACTTTTTCGAATAAAAATTCTGCAATAGTATTGACAGAATGTAAAAAAGTGTTACCTTTGCAACCGCAAGTCGATACGATCGGCTCCTGCGAATCCCCCAGGTGCGGAAGCAAGCAAGGGTAAGTGGTTGAGCGGTGCGTTATCGGCTTGTTTTTTTATGCCTTTCTTTTAGGCTAGTTTAGCACACACTTAATACACACATATATACACATAGGATACAGTGGAAGCATATTTTTTCCTTCTGCTGAGCAAGAGATTTTCCTTATATGGAGAATATTTAACAGGGGTAAACTCATGTTCTATTTTGGACATGAGTTTTTTGTTTTTTAATAGATTTCAGTTGTCAGAGAAGAGGAATACTTTTTTTAGAATAACCCAAACTATATCTCCATGAAAAGAACTTCCTTTTTTGTAATGCTACTTGCACTCTTGCTATCAGGATGCTGGTATATCAGTGGTGGTGAAGAGCCGCCTATTGTAGACCCTGTAGCTAATGAGTCAGCCTATGTACCTGTAATCATGAAACGCTCAGACCTTGAAGCGTCCATTATAGCCTCTTCACCTAGGGCTATCCAAAATCCAGGCAAGATGTATTTATTAGGTGATTATGTATTTCTGAACGAACGGTATGAAGGAATACATGTCATTGATAACTCAGACCCTACAAACCCATTAGTAAAAGCCTTTATTCAGGTGCCAGGCTGTGTTGACATCGCAGTAAAAGATAAGGTACTGTATGCGGATAATGCAGTAGACCTTGTCGCACTGGATATCACATTGCCAGTAGCGGTTAAAGAAACAAAACGTATTTATAATGTATTACCTGAGTTGTATCCACCTGATGCCAACTTTATCCCTTGGGAATATCAAAAGGAACAGCGACAGGAAGGTACAGTAATCGTAGGGTGGGAAAAGAAAGCTGAGTGAGTCTACACCCAATAGATCAAACCCATTAAATAACAAAGTATAATTATTTGACATGAGGACATTTCTTTTATGCATATATATGCTAGGCTTAGCAGCTCTATTACAATCTTGTGACGCTGCTGGAGACGTTGGAGCTGTATCAGCAGATGCAGCAGGCGGTAAAGGCGGTTCAATGGCACGTTTTGCTATTGTGGGAGATTACCTTTACACCGTCAACCATGAGGAACTCTCTACTTATGATATAACCAATAGTGCTTCACCTGAACTGGTGAGCATGAATCCAGTTGGATTTGGGATAGAGACCATCTTTCCTCGTCAGAACTACCTTTTTATAGGTTCTCAGGATGGAATGTATATTTATGATGCAAGCCGTCCAGAATACCCACAGTATGTATCCAAATTTGAGCATGTGGTAAGCTGTGACCCTGTTGTAGCAGATGATCGTTTTGCATACGTTACATTGCGTGCCGAATCAGGGCGATGCTGGAGAGGTGTCAATCAATTGGACATTATCAGTATTGAAGATATGCAAGTTCCACAATTGTTGAGAAGCTATGATATGACAAACCCTAAAGGTTTGGGAGTAGCAGGAAATGAACTGTTTGTTTGTGACGATGTGCTCAAACTGTATGATATTACTAACCGTAATGACATCAAGTTGAAAAATATATTCAATATACCAGCCAATGATGTAATTCCATATCAGGGAAGGTTGTTGGTGACGGCAAATGACGGCTTTTATCAGTATTCATTTGATGGGGAAAATGTGGAGTTACTTAGCAAATTGAATATATTAAGAACAGATCCAGAACAATAGAACTGACTTGATATTAGGCAAGGCAACCAATGAGTATTCAAACTACTTATGGGTTGCCTTTTTTTGTTTAAATGATTGAATATAAAAGAGTTTTACATTATTAATAAAAAATATACTATTTCAGTGATAATCATCACTTAGAAAAATTTGAAGCTTTTTAACTTTGTGGATTCATACAATCAGGTCATACTATTAAGAATAAGAAAGCATAATGAATATCAGATTCAGCATCTCACTACTACCAATTTTATTAGCCTTTGCTATACCATCTTTTGCACAGGAAATTGACGATGATAAAAGGCAGGATCCATTAAAGGAAGTCTTGAGTAAGGGACTTAAAATTAACCTGACTGAGGATGGGAAAAACACACTGAAATTTGGAATGGGGTTCCAGATGTGGGCTCGCTATTCGGATATGAATCCGGGTACGGCGAATGCTCAAACTTTGGAGGCAGCTGACAGTCACTTTGACTTCAGTATAAGAAGGGCTAGGCTAACGATGATGGCTAACTTCGATAAGAAATTCATTTTCTTTACGCAGTTCGGTAATACGAGTTTGCCATTTTATGCAGGGCAGACATCCAATACTTTCTTCCATGATTTTTGGGGAAAAGTGAGGATTGCCAATAATACTTACTTGGGAGCAGGTCAGCATGCATATTCAGGGTTGTCTCGTCTTACTGATATCGCTTATTCGGGGACGCTGGCGATAGACAATCCAGGCTTCAGTTTTCCGAACGTAAACGTAAACGATAAGTTTGTACGTCAGTTAGGTGTATTCCTTCATGGTAAAGTATTAGGAAGGCTTAATTATGAGTTGGCGGTCAACCAACCTTACCCAGCAGCCTATGTAGCAGGAAAAGGAATTGGGAATAAGGTAGCC
This portion of the Limibacter armeniacum genome encodes:
- the brnQ gene encoding branched-chain amino acid transport system II carrier protein, with the protein product MNKRAKDTLVLGLAFFATVFGAGNLIFPVNLGNQAGESWLQGAIGFLMSDVGLTVAVLIALFKVGGDTQNFGKRIHPNFGKVIGAVSIICLGPLIAIPRNGALTYELSVVPQLGEINPWLFSIVYFGICLFFVLRPSQILDRLGSILAPILVAVLLYIIYLGVTAPIGEKTASVITNVFGKGITQGYQTLGAVGSVVIGGLFLTNLTRKGYTSFNEQVKISVNAGLVAGVLLAIIYGGLIYVGATTSQTLAGQSNAPLLSTIADRLLGGVGQAVLSITVALACLTSSIGLLAMTGDIFQSISGGKLKYRTTVLVTAAFSTVLAVVGIDKIIVLAGSILTVLYPVIIILTVITFLDSYLTSRKLQASLVLGTFAISLLITLQDLKLINLELLSIFSF
- the tyrS gene encoding tyrosine--tRNA ligase: MSSIKKNLIEELKWRGMIHDMMPGTEEQFNKEMTTTYVGFDPTADSLHVGHLVSVMILNHLQRAGHKPLAIIGGATGMIGDPSFKSDERVLLDEESIAKNIAGVRKQLEKFMDFDCGENSAELLNNYDWMKDFSFIDFVRDAGKHITVNYMMSKDSVKRRLEAGTGLSFTEFTYQLLQGWDFYHLYTTKGCKVQMGGSDQWGNIVTGTELIRRKASGEAFAVTCPLITKSDGTKFGKTEGGAVWLDPEKTSPYQFYQFWLNVSDEDAEKYIKIFTFKTKEEIEALIAEHREAPHQRALQRALAEDITERVHSKEDLEMAIKASSILFGKNVTDDLKSLDERTLLQVFEGVPQVEISKGDLVDLEDVNDLLSAATGGIVFKSKGEARRMIAGGGVSINKAKIAGEEKPTDFELLQGKYLLAQKGKKNYYLIKVNA
- a CDS encoding LVIVD repeat-containing protein — translated: MRTFLLCIYMLGLAALLQSCDAAGDVGAVSADAAGGKGGSMARFAIVGDYLYTVNHEELSTYDITNSASPELVSMNPVGFGIETIFPRQNYLFIGSQDGMYIYDASRPEYPQYVSKFEHVVSCDPVVADDRFAYVTLRAESGRCWRGVNQLDIISIEDMQVPQLLRSYDMTNPKGLGVAGNELFVCDDVLKLYDITNRNDIKLKNIFNIPANDVIPYQGRLLVTANDGFYQYSFDGENVELLSKLNILRTDPEQ